Proteins from one Bactrocera neohumeralis isolate Rockhampton chromosome 3, APGP_CSIRO_Bneo_wtdbg2-racon-allhic-juicebox.fasta_v2, whole genome shotgun sequence genomic window:
- the LOC126753765 gene encoding uncharacterized protein LOC126753765, whose product MSNFEEFIGLKDFDIEIWRMLIAEFLGTFFYVFVGVISTVSLSQNLMTSVVPVAFAFGLALSSISHVVNRASGAHLNPAVSIARLVVGQMKFLKCLCYILVQCVGSCLAAFLVESICPGPSLARQNGVTRPLYMGVWEALLLEMFITFIMVMVYKSMADPTRDDLHLSGPLVVGLSITAGHLVGYLCSSASMNPARSFGPALVNLNFNDHWIYWVGPILGGVMASVSYHFGVQDREALKRRRSRRNSSRRKSSFELTMAQQYVDEEELKRAVDTTSSGASMEQISLGLGLVFAAVAQALGRRSVCHFNPAVTLGYCVVGELSLIMSLLFMVVQCLASALGVCMALVLLPEKLANKHLGVPKHPHVSVLGTIVIEMLLTFIWAFLARSAESHKMMGLRDTAPLAVGATIIAAYLAAYRLTGGSMNPARSFGPALVYMDWKDHWIYWLAPFAGGCQFRLFSNYVSMFPALGTNELKSYLFRRQLLCEFFGTFVLMLVRKTVSTVEETQWAVTKISFAHGLTVAALTKLFGRISGCHINPAVSIAFFVVGEMSTLRLFFYIVMQFLGSISAVFTYTLYAFANSNAIQEPSALEDWQIILLELILTTMFVMLFRTMADAQHRSQRSSASMAIGFAYTACLLSGTSISEVALNPLLHFASGPNIFAGNFTPAIGSTMGGIFGALTYEALYMPYKREPRTSSLFEWLRGTPSAEGKSNQSRL is encoded by the exons ATGAGCAACTTTGAAGAATTTATTGGTCTCAAGGATTTCGATATTGAGATTTGGCGCATGTTAATTGCTGAGTTCCTCGGTACATTTTTCTACGTGTTCGTTGGGGTCATTAGCACAGTCTCATTATCGCAAAATCTGATGACCTCCGTAGTGCCGGTTGCCTTCGCATTTGGACTGGCATTATCAAGTATATCGCATGTGGTGAATAGGGCTAGCGGGGCGCACCTGAATCCTGCTGTTAGCATAGCTCGCCTGGTCGTTGGACAAATGAAATTTCTCAAATGTTTATGCTACATACTAGTGCAATGCGTCGGTTCGTGTTTAGCGGCATTTTTGGTGGAAAGTATTTGTCCCGGACCTTCGCTCGCACGGCAGAACGGTGTAACCAGACCACTATACATGGGTGTTTGGGAAGCGttgcttcttgaaatgttcattacatttattatgGTTATGGTGTACAAATCCATGGCTGATCCTACGCGTGATGATTTACATTTATCTGGACCATTAGTTGTGGGACTTTCAATCACAGCGGGGCATCTTGTGGGCTACTTGTGTTCATCGGCAAGCATGAATCCAGCACGTTCTTTCGGGCCGGCACTTGTAAATCTCAACTTTAACGATCACTGGATCTATTGGGTCGGGCCGATTTTGGGTGGTGTCATGGCTTCAGTTTCTTATCATTTTGGTGTGCAGGATCGTGAAGCGCTTAAGCGGAGGCGCTCTAGAAGAAATAGTTCCAGACGAAAGAgttcttt TGAACTTACAATGGCTCAACAATATGTTGACGAGGAAGAACTGAAGCGAGCAGTAGATACCACTTCCAGTGGCGCTTCAATGGAACAAATTTCTCTCGGATTAGGCTTGGTGTTTGCCGCTGTGGCCCAGGCGTTGGGCCGTCGCAGTGTTTGTCACTTCAATCCCGCTGTAACTTTGGGATACTGCGTTGTCGGTGAACTGAGCTTAATTATGAGCTTATTGTTCATGGTTGTGCAATGCCTAGCTTCTGCTCTTGGAGTCTGTATGGCGCTAGTTCTACTACCGGAAAAATTGGCAAATAAACACCTAGGTGTACCAAAGCATCCGCATGTATCGGTGTTGGGCACGATTGTTATTGAAATGCTGTTGACCTTTATATGGGCCTTTCTGGCACGCAGTGCAGAAAGTCACAAAATGATGGGCTTACGAGATACGGCACCACTAGCCGTTGGTGCCACAATAATAGCGGCTTATTTAGCTGCTTATCGGTTGACCGGCGGCAGCATGAATCCAGCGCGCTCTTTTGGGCCAGCTCTGGTGTACATGGATTGGAAAGATCATTGGATTTATTGGTTGGCTCCATTTGCCGGTGGT tGTCAGTTCCGCCTATTCTCAAACTACGTAAGCATGTTTCCAGCTTTAGGTACGAACGAATTGAAAAGCTATTTATTTCGGCGTCAACTTCTTTGTGAATTCTTCGGCACATTTGTGCTGATGCTGGTACGGAAGACGGTTAGTACGGTGGAAGAAACACAATGGGCCGTAACGAAAATTTCATTCGCTCACGGCCTGACTGTTGCTGCCTTGACCAAACTATTCGGTCGCATAAGCGGCTGCCATATCAACCCTGCGGTTTCGATCGCTTTTTTCGTAGTCGGTGAAATGAGCACGTTACGTCTATTCTTCTATATTGTCATGCAATTTCTGGGCTCAATTTCGGCAGTATTTACGTACACATTGTATGCTTTCGCCAATTCGAATGCAATTCAAGAGCCCAGTGCATTGGAAGACTGGCAAATAATATTACTGGAACTCATACTCACAACCATGTTCGTAATGCTGTTTCGTACAATGGCAGACGCACAACACCGCAGTCAACGGAGTTCCGCTTCTATGGCCATAGGGTTCGCTTACACCGCATGTCTCTTGAGTGGCACCTCTATATCGGAGGTGGCCCTGAACCCGTTACTGCATTTCGCTTCTGGACCGAATATATTTGCTGGCAATTTTACACCGGCCATTGGATCAACTATGGGTGGCATTTTTGGAGCGCTGACCTATGAGGCCTTATACATGCCGTATAAACGAGAACCGCGTACCTCGAGCCTTTTCGAATGGCTACGCGGTACTCCATCAGCCGAAGGCAAATCAAATCAATCTCGTTTGTAG
- the LOC126752277 gene encoding aquaporin-like yields the protein MTDWLEILGASDWNLDFVRALFAEFLGTFFFVLLGILCTLFKPSETEWPYASPVQVAFTLGCTTFSVSHSLGNISGAHLSPSVSLAIFLVCGMSLLCFIGYVIAQILGGLAATAIILSVLDKEMYQDQRPLRPSMSTELFELCIVEALAAFIWVIMAIVNTERRNEDAFGNGSFSIGFVVLGSYLIAILLSGGGVNPVRSLSASIIVNEWDFHYCYWIGPMAGGCLAALIYYCCSGVLRHRHVYRIS from the coding sequence ATGACAGATTGGCTGGAGATTCTCGGTGCCTCCGACTGGAACCTGGATTTTGTGCGTGCGTTGTTTGCTGAATTCCTCGGCACTTTCTTTTTCGTCTTACTCGGCATTTTGTGCACTCTCTTCAAGCCGAGCGAAACGGAGTGGCCATATGCCTCGCCTGTGCAAGTGGCGTTCACCTTGGGCTGCACTACATTTTCGGTGTCGCACTCGCTTGGTAATATAAGCGGTGCACATCTCAGTCCATCTGTGAGTCTTGCGATATTCTTAGTTTGTGGCATGAGTCTGCTTTGTTTTATTGGATATGTAATTGCGCAAATACTCGGCGGCTTGGCGGCAACTGCGATTATTTTATCGGTACTTGATAAGGAAATGTACCAGGATCAACGTCCTTTAAGGCCCTCGATGAGTACGGAGCTGTTCGAACTCTGCATCGTCGAAGCTCTGGCAGCGTTTATTTGGGTAATCATGGCAATTGTAAATACCGAGCGGCGAAATGAAGATGCATTCGGTAATGGCTCATTTTCTATTGGCTTTGTTGTCTTGGGCTCCTATTTAATCGCGATTCTACTATCTGGTGGCGGCGTTAATCCAGTACGGTCCTTGAGTGCATCAATTATTGTTAATGAGTGGGATTTTCACTACTGCTATTGGATAGGGCCGATGGCGGGTGGTTGTCTGGCAGCActgatttattattgttgttcgGGAGTGCTCCGACACAGACATGTTTACAGAATTTCTTAA